GCCGGCGATCGGGGTGAAGAACAGCATCAGGGCGAAGAAGCCGCCGGTGACCACCGAGGCGAGACCCGTACGGGCGCCCTCGCCGACGCCGGTGGCGGACTCGACGAAGACGGTCTGGCCGGAGGCGCCGGCGACGCCGCCGATCGCACCGCCCGCGCCGTCCACGAACAGCGCCTTGCTCAGACCGGGCATCCGGCCCTGCTTGTCGGCCAGCCCGGCCTCGGTGCCGACGCCGATGATGGTGGCCATCGCGTCGAAGAAGCCGGCCAGGACCAGGGTGAACACGGCCACCGAGGCGCTGATCGCGCCCATGCCCTGGGAGGTGAAGGCACCGAAGAGGTCGACGTGGCCGAAGAGGCCGAAGTCGGGGGAGTCCACCGGGCTGCCCGGCCACTTGGGCACCTGCAGACCCCAGACCTCGTCGTTGATGTTGGCGACGGCGGTGAGGATGAAGGAGAGCGCGGTGCCGCCGGCGAGGCCGATCAGGATCGCGCCGCGGACGTTGCGGGTCAGCAGGATGAAGATGGTCAGCAGCGTGCCGCAGAAGATCAGCACCGGCCAGCCGGCCAGCTCGCCGGTGGGGCCGAGGGACAGCAGCGGGCCCTTGCCCTGGTGGACGAACCCGGCCTTGTTGAGGCCGATCAGGGCGATGAACAGACCGATGCCGATGGTGATCGCGTGCTTGATCGGCAGGGGGATGCCGTTCATGATCTTCTCGCGGAGTCCGGAGACCACCAGCAGGACGATCAGCAGGCCGTAGATCACGCACAGGCCCATGGCCTGCGGCCAGGTGGTGTGCGGGACGACGATCGCGGAGATCGCCCCCGAGACGGAGAGGCCGGCGGCGGCCGCCAGCGGGACGTTGCCGACCACGCCCAGCAGGATCGTGGTGACGGCGGCGGCCAGGGCGGTGGCGGTGGTGAGCGCCGCGTGGTCGAGATGGAGGCCGTTGACGTCCGGGCCACCCAGGAGGATCGGGTTGAGCAGGATGATGTAGGCCATCGCCATGAAGGTGGTGAGGCCACCGCGGAGCTCGTTGCCGAAGGTGGAGCCTCGGGCGGAGATCTTGAAGTAGGCGTCCAGCGCGTTCTTCGGCGGTATCGCCGGCGACGGGGTGAGGGGCTCGTCGACGACGGGTGTTTCTTCGGTGGTGCCGGGCTCCGTGGGGATCCGGGTCATGTCCACTCCCAAGTGTCAAAGGGGGTTGGGGTGGGCGAGCCGACCTGAGTGCCAGTCATGGAGGAGGCGCAGGGGGACGATTCGACTCACTGGGTGCACCTGTGGGGGTGCCTTGGCGGGTGGTGCGCGGTGCCGCCGAGCCCCGGCGTGGGATGGGCGGACCGCTGGTACGGACTTTCGTGGTGGGTGGTGCGTCCCCCGGGGCGGCGGGGAAGACTGGTCGCCGCCCCGGGGGAGGTCTGGGTCAGAGCGTGCCGGTGATGTGCTCGGGCCGGACCGGGATCCGGTTGAGCGCGAGACCGGTCGCCTGGCGGATCGCCGCGACGATCGACGGGGTGGCCGAGACGGTGGGGGCCTCGCCCACGCCGCGCAGACCGTACGGGGCGTGGGGGTCCGGGAGCTCCAGGATCTCCACCGGGATCGGCGGGGTGTCCAGGATGGTGGGGATCAGGTAGTCGGTGAAGGACGCGTTGCGCACCTTCCCGTCCTTGACGATGATCTCCTCCATCACGGCCAGGCCGAGGGCCTGGGTGCAGCCGCCCTGGATCTGGCCGACCACCGACAGCGGGTTGAGCGCCTTGCCCACGTCCTGGACGGCGGTCAGCTCGACCACCTTGACCAGGCCGAGGTCCACGTCCACGTCGACCACCGCGCGGTTGGCGCAGAAGGTGTACTGGACGTGGCCGAAGCCCTGCCCGGTCTCCTTGTCGAACGGCTGGGTCGGCCGGTGGTGGTGCTCGCGGGTGAGGTCGATGGCCTGGTCGCCGAGCAGGTCGACGATGGGGACCAGCACCCCGGCGGACTCGGAGACCACCTTGCCGCCGACCAGGCTGATGTCCTTCTGGGTCCAGCCGTACCGCCGGCGGCCCTTCTCGATCAGCGCCTGCTTGACCGCCTCGGCGGCGAGCTTCACCGCACCGCCGGTCATGTACGTCTGACGCGAGGCGGAGGTGGAGCCGGCCGAGCCGACCTCGGTGTTGGCCGGGTGGATGGTGACCTGCTCCACGCCGAGCTCGGTGCGGGCGATCTGGGCGTGCACGGTGACGCCGCCCTGGCCGACCTCGGCCATCGCGGTGTGCACCATGGCGACCGGCTCGCCGCCGATGACCTCCAGGCGGACCCGGGCGGTGGAGTAGTCGTCGAAGCCCTCGGAGAAGCCGACGTTCTTGATGCCGACCGAGTAGCCCACGCCGCGGACGATGCCCTCGCCGTGCGAGGTGTTGGACAGTGCGCCGGGCACGGCCCGGATGTCCAGGTCCTCGGTGTCCAGCGGCGGCGGCAGCGGCATGTCCTTGACCCGCTGCAGCAGCTCGGCGACCGGCGCCGGGGAGTCGATCCGCTGGCCGGTGGGCATGGAGTCGCCCTCGGCCATCGCGTTCAGCTGGCGGAGCTCGACCGGGTCCATGCCCAGCTTCTCGGCCAGCTTGTCCATCTGCGACTCGTAGCCGAAGGCGGCCTGCACCGCGCCGAAGCCGCGCATCGCGCCGCAGCTCGGGTTGTTGCTGTAGAGCGCGATGGCGTGCATCTTCACGTTCGGGATCACGTACGGGCCGTGGCCGAGCGAGGCGGCGTTGCCGACGACGGCCGGGGAGGCGGAGGCGTACGCGCCGCCGTCCAGCACGATCCGGCAGTCGGCGAAGACCAGCTTGCCGTCGCGGGTGGCGCCGTGCTCGTAGCGCATCTTCGCCGGATGGCGGTGCACATGGCCGTAGAAGGACTCGTCGCGGGCGTAGACGATCTTGACCGGCTTGCCGGTGTGCTGGGCCAGCAGGCAGGCGTGGATCTGCATGGAGATGTCCTCGCGGCCGCCGAACGCGCCGCCGACGCCGGCCAGGGTCAGGCGTACCTTCTCCTCCGGCAGCCCCAGCACGGGGGCCATCTGCTGGCGGTCCACGTGCAGCCACTGGGTGGCGATGTAGAGGTCGATGCCGCCGTCCTCGGCGGGCACGGCCAGGCCGGACTCCGGGCCGAGGAAGGCCTGGTCCTGCATGCCGACCTCGTACTCGCCGGAGACGATCACGTCGGCCATCGCCCGGACCTCGTCGGTCACCCCGAGGCCGGAGACCAGCCGCTGCTCATGGCAGATGTTGCCGTACCCGTGCGACTTGAACTCGTGCGGCTCGTGCACGTAGCCGTGGGTCTCCGGGTCGAGGCACTGCTCCTCGGTGACGATCGGGGTGAGCACCTCGTACTCGACCTTGATCTTCTTCACCGCACGGCGGGCCGTCTCCGGGTGGTCGGCGGCGACCAGGGCGATCGCCTCGCCGTGGTACCGGACCTTGTCGATCGCCAGCGCCGGCTGGTCCTGGATCTCCAGGCCGTAGTACTTGGAGCCGGGGATGTCCTGGTGGGTGAGGACCGCG
The window above is part of the Kitasatospora sp. HUAS MG31 genome. Proteins encoded here:
- a CDS encoding NCS2 family permease, with the protein product MTRIPTEPGTTEETPVVDEPLTPSPAIPPKNALDAYFKISARGSTFGNELRGGLTTFMAMAYIILLNPILLGGPDVNGLHLDHAALTTATALAAAVTTILLGVVGNVPLAAAAGLSVSGAISAIVVPHTTWPQAMGLCVIYGLLIVLLVVSGLREKIMNGIPLPIKHAITIGIGLFIALIGLNKAGFVHQGKGPLLSLGPTGELAGWPVLIFCGTLLTIFILLTRNVRGAILIGLAGGTALSFILTAVANINDEVWGLQVPKWPGSPVDSPDFGLFGHVDLFGAFTSQGMGAISASVAVFTLVLAGFFDAMATIIGVGTEAGLADKQGRMPGLSKALFVDGAGGAIGGVAGASGQTVFVESATGVGEGARTGLASVVTGGFFALMLFFTPIAGMVPVQVASAALVVIGSMMMSQARHIDWADREVAIPAFLTCVLMPFTYSITAGVAAGVITYCAIKAGRGKWREPGPLMWVLTGVFLVYFALTPVKAWLGVH
- the pucD gene encoding xanthine dehydrogenase subunit D — encoded protein: MSSTRTIQGQKNLQNINQASKDGIGGSPLRPDGTLKVKGEFAYSSDMWHEDMLWGMALRSPHPRANILGVDISEALKVPGVYAVLTHQDIPGSKYYGLEIQDQPALAIDKVRYHGEAIALVAADHPETARRAVKKIKVEYEVLTPIVTEEQCLDPETHGYVHEPHEFKSHGYGNICHEQRLVSGLGVTDEVRAMADVIVSGEYEVGMQDQAFLGPESGLAVPAEDGGIDLYIATQWLHVDRQQMAPVLGLPEEKVRLTLAGVGGAFGGREDISMQIHACLLAQHTGKPVKIVYARDESFYGHVHRHPAKMRYEHGATRDGKLVFADCRIVLDGGAYASASPAVVGNAASLGHGPYVIPNVKMHAIALYSNNPSCGAMRGFGAVQAAFGYESQMDKLAEKLGMDPVELRQLNAMAEGDSMPTGQRIDSPAPVAELLQRVKDMPLPPPLDTEDLDIRAVPGALSNTSHGEGIVRGVGYSVGIKNVGFSEGFDDYSTARVRLEVIGGEPVAMVHTAMAEVGQGGVTVHAQIARTELGVEQVTIHPANTEVGSAGSTSASRQTYMTGGAVKLAAEAVKQALIEKGRRRYGWTQKDISLVGGKVVSESAGVLVPIVDLLGDQAIDLTREHHHRPTQPFDKETGQGFGHVQYTFCANRAVVDVDVDLGLVKVVELTAVQDVGKALNPLSVVGQIQGGCTQALGLAVMEEIIVKDGKVRNASFTDYLIPTILDTPPIPVEILELPDPHAPYGLRGVGEAPTVSATPSIVAAIRQATGLALNRIPVRPEHITGTL